A window of Dissulfurirhabdus thermomarina contains these coding sequences:
- the radC gene encoding RadC family protein, with translation MDKKDWQRRGAGHRERLRERFLENGLGAFTDAEILEVLFGFGTPRQDCKDRARAALARFGSLPAVLEAAPEELRRVPGVGPKNVFALRFVHAVARKFLERRIEGKTYVHAAADVAAYLGHALADRKRERFLALFLDARHAILGVETLFEGTLTASAVYPREVVKAALARHAAALVFAHNHPSGNTDPSPEDIRLTRNLYLAARLLDIRVLDHLVVGEAGRFTSFAEAGLMADIRAACEEMLARAMPAG, from the coding sequence ATGGACAAGAAAGACTGGCAGCGGCGAGGCGCCGGGCACCGGGAGCGGCTCCGGGAGCGGTTCCTCGAAAACGGCCTCGGCGCCTTCACCGACGCCGAGATCCTCGAGGTCCTCTTCGGCTTCGGCACCCCGCGCCAGGACTGCAAGGACCGGGCACGGGCCGCCCTGGCCCGCTTCGGCTCCCTGCCGGCGGTCCTGGAGGCCGCCCCGGAGGAGCTCCGCCGGGTCCCGGGCGTGGGTCCGAAGAACGTCTTCGCCCTCCGCTTCGTCCACGCCGTGGCCCGCAAGTTCCTCGAGCGCCGCATCGAGGGGAAGACCTACGTCCACGCGGCGGCGGACGTCGCGGCCTACCTCGGCCATGCCCTGGCGGACCGGAAGCGGGAGCGCTTCCTCGCCCTCTTCCTCGACGCCCGCCACGCCATCCTCGGCGTCGAGACCCTCTTCGAGGGGACGCTCACCGCCAGCGCCGTCTACCCCCGAGAGGTGGTGAAGGCGGCGCTGGCCCGCCACGCCGCCGCCCTGGTCTTCGCCCACAACCACCCCTCCGGGAACACCGACCCCTCACCGGAGGACATCCGGCTGACGCGCAACCTCTACCTCGCCGCCCGCCTCCTCGACATCCGGGTCCTCGACCACCTGGTGGTGGGGGAGGCGGGCCGCTTCACGAGCTTCGCCGAGGCCGGGCTCATGGCGGACATCCGGGCCGCCTGCGAGGAGATGCTGGCCCGGGCCATGCCCGCCGGCTGA